In Vanacampus margaritifer isolate UIUO_Vmar chromosome 6, RoL_Vmar_1.0, whole genome shotgun sequence, the DNA window CACTCATTTGAGCTGTTTAATATATCTTTTAAACTTCAAATAACCTTTTGAATTACTGAACTTTTTGAatcaatgaactaaaatatACTAACACTagtatttggtaaccatatttgtccacttttatgttaacaacagtatgaaaaactaaaaaaaaactaaaaaacatttgattgtaCATGTAGAACTGATATAATGTGCAATTAATTTACAACTAATAGTGAATTAACTATGGAAATGGAgctattaattatgattaaaaatcattattgattgacagccctaatatataaagACAGAGTTAtgcatgtatgtacagtatgtaaatgtATGTGCGTGTATATGCACTACGACATGGGCAGTAAATTAGTTTTACGTTgcatttaaaagcattaaatTCCATCTGCAGAAACCCTGTGCTagtttgactgtttttttttttttttaaattgcattatgTTAATTAACCAATGATTTAATGaggtaaattaataaaaacagccAACAGCAAATATTACAGGACTCTTGATCATATATAAATGCTGGGTGggtcatattaactcatttactcccagccattttcactgaagcaatccgtCTGTTtcattggattttgactgattttgcacggccgacagaatattgtgttgtattctatacaaaaatgaaatctaccaaaagaaagattaaagtctcttctttcatcaagaaaaaaaagtatatttctatctgtttccgatttgcagcaattagcattagaatatagctaagtttcatcattattcacaaatctatttagaattctgagtaactgagttatttttttcaacatggccctgattcatttcctatgctcttcttccacctgctggccgtttgtgtaataactaccatttcttcaaccattctttgcCGTTGAGatgctacatcaaagccttctgcatgctctagcattaaaataaaaaatcaaatatatattttttaatatatatatgcatatatatacatatatacatatacatatatatatatgtatatatatatatatacgtatatatatgtgtatatatatatatatatatacgtgtatatatatatttatttatttatttaaaaaaacgtctaaatacgtctttgggacactgcgcatttaaaatataacttatttatatgtttttgggagcaaatgagttaaacgaTGAGGGCTGTATATTCTCACCCCTGGTCTTGCTGTGCTTTCATTCGCAATGCTTTAGAAAAGCctgaaggtgtttttttttttttttttttgcattcccaTATCCGACTGCCAGATCGACGTCCTTCAAGCTGAAGTGACGGCGCTCAAATCCCTGGTGTTGACGTCCACGCCTTCCGCGCCGAACCGGCAGCGGCATCCCCAGCTGCAGCCATCACTCCCGGTTCAGCCCGTAGCTAAAGAGGAACGAGAGGTAAAGGATGGCATCAAGTGTGCAAGCTTTTTTCGTATCGTTCCTTTCTTCCCTTTGGCATTCTTACGCTTATTTTCTTCCTTGtaacttgtctttttttctctcagcctGCTGTTCCTGCTCTCCTCTAATTCTCTGTCAGGTAAACTGTCTTCCCTCTGTCGAGCTCCGTCTCTTGGTTACGTTGACCTTTGGACTTGCGCTAAGACGCTTCACCCTGTTTTTGCTGACAAGATGAGTGAGGGACTGTCTTGTCTCCACAGATGGACTCAGTCCTGTACGCAGAGTTCCTCATGTGGAAAGAGCATCCGGGTCTGGATCGCTCGTCCGCCCTCATGAGTCGCATCTACAGAGAAGACATCGCACCCTGTCTTTCTTTTACACGATCTGAGGTCAGGATCTCTTGGCCGCAAACATTTTCTGATTACGGCGGTCTAATCAGCGCATCCGCTTGTATCCACAGCTGTCCCAGCTGGTTCAGAACGCCGTGGAAAACAACTCTCTGACTATCGAACCCGTGGCCATGTCAGCGTTACCAATGGTTAAAGCTTCGGCTGTAGAGTGCGGAGGACCTAAGTGAgttgctttgtgtgtgtaaCAACTGCGACATTGTCTTTCTTTTCACCCGTCGCTGCTCTATTTGGTATGTGGAACCAATGAGGTCAAAGGCAGTACATTGTTTTaactttaattcattcactgccattgacggctataaacgtcaaaaattcatttgaactatttctattagtgtaacatttttttccacttttgttaacaatagtatgaaaacttagaatgtttttattgtacatttagaacagatataaaattagtgattgttcgtgagttaactagtgaagtcatgtgattaattacgattaaaaactttaatcgcctgacgccccgaatttttaatagtcttttcttttttattcattcactgccattgacggctataaacgtcaaaaataaattttaactatttctattagtttaacattttttcccacttttgttaacaagagtataaaaacctagattttttttattgtacatttagaacagatgtaaaatttgtcattaatcgtgagttaactagtgaagtcatgcgattaattacaattaaaaatttgaaccGCCTCTTGCcttcaatttttaataatcttttattttattttattaatttatggcagtaaatgagttaaaggggaagtcaaccttaaacatttcttgacaataacgtTATatgcagaggtgggtagtaacaagttacatttactccgttgCATTtattgagtaactttttttttgggggggggtacttctaagagtagttttaccacacaatactttttacttttacttgagtagatgtgtgaagaagaaatgcttctcttactccgctatattgggcaacactagagtcgttacccCCATTTTATACattagatttaccgtattttcacggcCTTGTGCGCTTAaaagtttttcattttctcaGAAATCTCAAAATGTTGTTGTGCGACTTTGGTAAGTgctccgcttgactgactgtgtgggagcatttccgcggTCATTGCTTATATACGGGAAATgcggccctggttgaggactggcaggcatgatgagaacCCGAAAGAGTCAACTGACAGATGACGTCTTGGTGCTTTCGCTTTAAGAAATTGCCACCTATGGTGATTAGActcacaatttgtgaatgggaTTGTGCATTCTTGGGCTAACatgtctgcttgcactgttgttcgagctcagaaagttttttattttttattttatgatttgaagatgccaaaatttgcacatcattttgtttttgtctgtctgatgacattgttttataaaataaatcagactttaTTTCAAGCAGTTCTTTACtgtgaatacttttttacttgtacttgagagatttttttgatgactactttttacttttacttgagtaatgttattttgaagttacactactcttacttgagtacaatctttggctactctacccacctctggttatatgtgacctcactagtccaaacatgccattctgattaaaattacatttgttgaatatgagttatgccgCAAAATCCAGCCGCATTACAGTTGCTCATAGCTCTGGctacgaccaatcatagcttacctgtttttgaagctgagctgtgattggttggttcttgagacctgagcaactgtgatgccattttcactcgacagcaagtgtcaaaatggccgccatctgaTATTGATActaactgctggattttgctgcttaactcatattccactaacgcaatattaaccagaatactgtatttagactagtggggctacatagaacatttGATTGCCAAGAATGATTATTTCATACTTCATTCATATCACAAACTGTCGAAGAAATGTTCCATTTAACGTTAACATAGTCATGAAACTGTAAAACACATTATTTCCAACTGTACAACGTTAGCATCTGACTTCATGTGTTCCAATTGTATTTTGAAATCTAATTCTGAAAATCTTTAACAAGGGTATTTAATCAGCGGGCACTTTTCCAATCACTGTCTCACTTCCAAATCTTGTGTTTGCAGTTACTTTAGGGCAGCAGTGGAGACGTAAGTCCACTCAGAAAGCTTGTCGCTCTTTCACTAACGCGCATTTATTTACTGCAGCATGAGATGACTCCTGTGCCAGCTGATATCTCTGTGACCAATGTCAATAAATGCACCAGATGCATGCCTAACCTAACCTCTGATTGTGCACCTCTGGTTATTTTTGGCCTCATTTCTCATCCCGGATGAAAAGTACTCAAATTGAAAGACTCGACAGCATGTGTCCATTATTGAAGCTGCATCTTTTTGAACAGTTCAATTTCCTTGGCAGAAAATGTGCGCTAAGCGGCGTGTCGCGACTGTGCAGACATCGCATCAAACTCGGCGACAAGGGGAACTACTACTACATTTCGCCCTCCAGCCGAGCACGGGTACGTGTACTTTTCTTTCTCTGCGCTTTGACGTCATCTGCAGGTTTTTTCCACATGACCTCGTTTTGCCTTTCCAGATCACGGCCGTGTGCAACTTTTTTACGTATATCCGCTACATCCAGCAAGGCTTGGTGAGGCATGACGGTAAGTTCCTTCCCAAATGATGTTTTTCTGCTTTCAAGTCTTTAGCCACACTTAAAATGggattgttgttatttttgctgGCGTCCAGCGGAGCAGATGTTCTGGGAGGTGACGCGTCTCCGAAGGGAAATGAGTGTGGCCAAGTTGGGTTTTTACCCCACAGAGCAGAGTTAGAGGACCTGATTGACCAGTGTGATATGAGGACCAGGACACGTCAGGCTTACAGAGCGATAACTTAGAAGAGGTCAACCAAGAAAACCGTTCAATAAGACAATGAAAGGCAAAGTATATTTTAATATGCTTATGATGTTTTCATGTCTAGTTTTTAAACTTAAGTCCGTACCAATAAATTACAGTTCAGGCATTTTTACCTGCAAACTTATATAAGTAAATATGCAGCATAAAACAACAATATTAGACACGTGTCAAAGGTTTTACAAGCACCATTACCTTTTTGGTTCAACGACCGCACCAGCTCAGACATAACTGAGGGTTAAGCACAGGTAAGCTCGACACACTTTAACACAAAAGTGAAGTTTTACACGTCCAAAATCAACATTACATATTTACTATACTAAATGAGCAATACACAACAATACATAAATGTCGTCCGTAGCCATGTTGTATAATTTGCATTGGCTGTTTTACCTCATAGTATATATGTattgttataattattatttgtaacATTTAACTGTATTTTGAAAAAGGAAGAAATGCGATAAGTGCAATATCCACTTCTTGGCCTGTAAGGCTTTGAGGTCTTCACTGTCAGTGTACTGATAACTTCCAACACTCCATTAAAATCTGACTATGCCACACGTGTCCCATTTGTCATTTCATAAAACTTGTAACGCCTAGATTAGTTGGAAATTGAGGTCTGGATTACGGTCATCACCATGACCTGTTTGCAGCGACATAAACCACTGTTGGGACACACCCACACTTGTTATACAGGTTTCCAAGCAGGAATTCAACACAGGCGTACTGAATAAACATCAAGGCCACGTCCCACTCGGAGGGGCTTTATGGAAAGAAAATCGTTCTTTGGAGCAGACATTCCTGTAAGCCTGTGGTTTCCGGCTTGAAATACCTTTTGTAAGCTTACTACTCTGATTCCGTGGCCTCACAATACAGTTTGCAAGAGACCTCAATAAATCATTTGTTAATAATTGAGTACAGTGAGAGTGCTTGGTGACGTAATGGCACAAAggacaaaacattttgttgctgttgtttcacacacacaaacatggtc includes these proteins:
- the rab3il1 gene encoding guanine nucleotide exchange factor for Rab-3A, whose product is MDAFEGIHSVRISSSPPPATSSSRAYEVVKAGRSGIAVYSSAVFFGTPSVAKDKGCVVGRLIDLDPEPEPRLEGRGQVGPTMEIDHGVHSRLRSSSLEIREKEIREKGSEILSQQLDAAKKELKLKDKECERLSQIRNQLEQELEELTASLFEEAHRMVREANVKQAGAEKQLKEAQGKIDVLQAEVTALKSLVLTSTPSAPNRQRHPQLQPSLPVQPVAKEEREMDSVLYAEFLMWKEHPGLDRSSALMSRIYREDIAPCLSFTRSELSQLVQNAVENNSLTIEPVAMSALPMVKASAVECGGPKKCALSGVSRLCRHRIKLGDKGNYYYISPSSRARITAVCNFFTYIRYIQQGLVRHDAEQMFWEVTRLRREMSVAKLGFYPTEQS